The genomic region AATACCGCGGCTCATGAAATGACGATTGTGCATGATCGCTCCATTAACCCTGAGCTGTGGAAAGTGGCAGAAAAGGTCTTTGAGGACAAAGAAGAGCGCACCATTGACCATTCCATTTCCAAGCGCCGAACGGGCAACCGCGTGTTGCAGATTCGCGCGGTGGTCAAACCGCTCACGCTTATCGATGACCGGTTTGTCATCATTTTCGCCACCGATGAATCCGAAGCCACGCGCATGGAATCCGCGCGACGGGATTTCGTGGCCAATGTGTCACACGAGTTAAAGACCCCGGTCGGCGGCATCGCCTTGCTGGCGGAAGCCTTATTGGATTCGGTTGATGATCCTGACCACGTGGATTATTTCGGGACCCGCGTGCAAAAAGAGGCCTACCGCATGGCGGATATGGTCAATGAACTTATCGCGCTGTCGAAACTACAGGGCGCCGAAGCACTGCCTGAGCTGGAACCAGTCTCTGTTGATGCCGTCATCAATGAAGCCATCGTGCGCAACCAGTTCACCGCCGAAGCTCATGAAATTCAGATCACGCGCGGTGTGAGCGTCGATGCCTACGTCGAAGGCGATAAGGCTTTGTTGGTCACAGCCGTGTCCAATCTGATTTCCAATGCTGTGCACTATTCCCCGGAGGCAATGCCAGTATCGATTTCGCAAAAACGCGTCAACGATGATGTCGTGGCTATCCGCGTGACAGACCGCGGAATTGGTATCGCGGCGGAAGACCAGGCGCGCGTATTTGAACGCTTTTTCCGCGTTGATAAAGCCCGATCTCGGCAAACCGGCGGCACTGGCCTAGGATTAGCAATTGTAAAGCACGTTGTGGCCAATCACGGAGGAAACATCAAGCTGTGGTCTCGCCTTGGTACTGGCTCAACTTTTACAATCGAACTTCCTATTTATCACGAGCCCGAGCCGGAAAAGATCCCAGCGGCGACAGATAATGAACATGAGAGGCCTGCGAAGGCTGACCTGCATTCCGCGGTCGCTAGGGCAGCTTCTCGTCGAAAGGATAAAACCTCATGACGACCATTCTCATCGTCGAAGACGAGGAATCGTTGGCAGATCCGCTAGCATTCCTGCTTCGCAAAGAGGGGTTTGAACCGATCGTGGCACACGACGGCAAAACCGCACTAGCGGAATTTGAACGCCACGATGTGGACATCGTATTGCTCGACCTGATGCTGCCTGGGATGTCCGGCACTGATGTGTGCAAGCAATTGCGTGCGACCTCCTCCGTGCCAGTCATCATGGTGACCGCACGCGACTCCGAAATTGATAAGGTCGTTGGCCTTGAACTCGGCGCCGATGATTACGTAACGAAGCCTTATTCTTCCCGCGAGCTCATTGCGCGTATTCGTGCAGTCTTGCGCCGCGGTGGGGAAGCAGCCGAAGTCGATGAAGAATTTGAAGACCAGATTCTTGAAGGCGGGCGCGTGCGCATGGACGTGGAGCGCCACACGGTATCTGTGGACGGCGAACCGGTATCCATGCCGCTGAAAGAATTCGATCTGCTTGAGTACTTGCTGCGCAATACCGGACGCGTGCTCACTCGCGGGCAACTTATTGACCGTATTTGGGGCGCCGATTATGTCGGCGATACCAAAACCTTGGACGTGCACGTCAAGCGCCTACGTTCCAAGATTGAAGCAGAACCGTCCCGCCCACAGCACCTCGTCACCGTGCGCGGGCTGGGATATAAGTACGAGGTCTAAAGACGCATACGGTACGAAAGCCGGCAGGTAGGAAAGTGCTACCAGCCGGCTTTTGTGCTTGCTGGGTGAAGTGGCAAGTCGATATTGGCCGACTTGGCGGCATCGCGAAGCCGGGCACGCTCTTCGCAGTGCGCGGCCAAAAGCTCATAAGATTCCTTGCCCATCAATGCAGTGAGCTCCGAAACATGCGAACGCCACATCGGCTCTGGTGAATTATGGCAGGCAGAATCCGTGGTGCAGTACCAATCAAAATCTTCGCCGCCATTGCCCCAACCGCGGCGGTCATATTCACCGAGGGTGGTGCGCAAGATTTCTTGGCCGTCCGTGCGCTCTTCCCATTCCTCATGGCGGCGAATAGGCAGCTGCCAGCACACTTCTGGTTTTGCAACGGTAAGTTCCTGGTCTTCTGCCACAGCCCACTGGTGCAACGCGCAGCCCGCGTCAGTCGCCCAGCCAGCACGGTTGGCAAAGATGCAGGCACCATCTTGGACTTGGGTTTTCAAGGCGGGTTCCGGCTCGCCATCATCGCCGTCGAGTTCATCCCAGACCAACCAGGGTTCAATTTGAAGCGGGTCTTCCGCAGCCAAGAAAGAATCCACGTCTGCTGGACGGTTTTGCCAATATTTCGCGGGCATTTGGGCCACGGCGTCATAGAGTTGATCGCGGTCGGTTTCATCAGCCATGAATGCGCCGTGACTACAGCAGCCCACATCGGGGTTAGCAGAGTCGATGCCAAGGCAGCGTTCGGTGCCGAACTGGCAGGTGTAATGGGACTCTATCCAGGTTAAATCCACGCTGAAGACATGGTGTTCATCTTCAGGGTTGGTAAATTCAAACCATTCCCTGGGAAAGTCCGGCGCTAACTCGCGGCCTGCGCGGATGGATGCGGCGGCCGGAGAAAAATCGGGGAAACCAAGATGAACGGTTTTCGACGATGGTTGATACTGCTGTAAAAAATCCGGGCGATTCACACTTACCCACGGTAGACCTACTACGCTATTGGGTGTGCGATTAGGTGTATTAGATGTCGGAAGCAATACTGTCCACCTCGTGGCAGTCAATGCCACAATTGGTGGTCGGCCGACCCCAATGAGTGACTGGAAGACTCCGTTGCGCCTTGTGGAGCAATTAGACGACGACGGCAATATCCACCCCAAGGGTGTCAAGCGGCTTATCTCTGCCGTCAGCGAAGCTTCTGAGCTGGGCAAAAAGCTTGACTGCGATGAATTCATCGCCTTTGCTACCTCCGCGGTGCGCTCTGCGCCGAATTCTGATGAGGTCTTGGCGCTGGTGGAGAAAGAAACCGGTGTTGCTCTAGAAATCCTCACGGGTGAGGAAGAAGCACGCCTGACCTTTTTGGCGGTGCGCCGTTGGTATGGCTGGTCTGCGGGCCGCATTACTAATATCGACATCGGCGGTGGATCCCTTGAGCTTTCGACCGGTACAGATGAAGAACCAGAGATGGCCTTTTCCTTGGATCTGGGAGCTGGCCGGTTGACGCATAACTGGTTTGATACCGACCCACCTGCCAAAAAGGATGTACAAGCCTTGCGCGATTACATCGACGCTGAGCTGGTTGATGCCGCAAAGCAGATGAAAACCCTCGGACCCGCACGCCTCGCAGTCGGAACCTCAAAGACGCTGCGGTCTTTGTCTCGACTGACAGGTTCTGCACCTTCATCGGCGGGCCCGTTCGTGCAGAGAACGCTGACTGCGGCCGGTTTGCGCCAGCTGATAAACTTTATTTCTCGTATGACCGCGGCAGACCGCGCCGATCTTGAAGGCGTAAGCTCAGATAGGTCACACCAAATTGTTGCTGGTGCTCTCGTGGCTGAAGCAGCCATGCGTGCACTGGGCCTAGACAAGTTGGAGATCTGCCCGTGGGCATTGCGTGAAGGCGTGATCTTGCGCCGGACTGACAAGGGACTGGATTAAGAACATGGCTGAGGATAAGCAATTAACTGTTGCCGAACTGCTTGCTCGTAGCGCCAAAGAGCGTGAGCGTCGTGGAAGCGCAGATACCTCTGCGCAGGAAGAAGAGGGCAAGGAAGTGCCACGTCGTCGACGTCGGCGCAGCCTGGATGAAGGCGGCATCTCCGTTGCGGAGCTCACCGGCTCCATCAAGCGTGTCAAAGCTGAGCCTTCACGTTCCCGCCACTCCGAAGCAGCAGATTCAGCTAGCTCAGTAACCCCTGCTCCAGAAAAGACCGAGAAGCCTGCTGATACTTCGGCGGCTAAGTCTTCAAGCGCTGCAGAAAAGGCGAAGCCAAAGGCCGCGGAGACTCCTGCAGCTTCGAAAACCTCCGCACCATCGAAGGCCTCGACTGCTGATAAGCCTGCCGAAAAGAAGGAATCGCCAAAGAAGACTGCGAAGCCTGCAGCTGCTGCTGCCTCTGGAGCTGCGGCCACGGCTGGTGCTAAGGCAGATGCGAAGGCTGATTCTGAGCCAGTAAAGAAGCCTGATACTCCTGCCACCGATGACACGACAGTCATCAAAAAGGTAGAGACCGAGCCGCAGGCTGGTTCTGCCCCTGTTGAATCCAAGGCCACCGCTAAGGCTGATAAGCCGGCGGCAAAGGCGGACAAGCCTGCTGCTAAGGCCGAAGGTAAGTCAGCCGCAGCGCGCGTCGATGAGACCACCGTGATGCCGGCACAACCGGCGCCTGGAAAACAGGCGAAGAAACAATCGGCAGCAGCGGCTGCTCCGGCAGCGGCATCAGCTTCGGCTGCACCAGCCGCGGCTACTACCGACGCAGCCACAGGTGAGATCCCGGTGGTTACAGAGGACACTCGTCCTTCCGAAGCGCAGGTTGCTCAGCGTGAAGAATACAACGTTGACGCGGACGATGATGACAAGCTCAGCGCAGTATCTATCGTGGTGCTGTCCTTGGTGGGAATTATCCTCGGTGCGATTGTCTTCAAGGGTTTTGAGGTTCTGTGGGGTCGCTTCGATCGCATCATCGTGTCGATTCTCGCACTAGTCGTCACCGGCGCGATGGTGGGAGTTGTGCACGCTTTGCGTACCGCACGTGATTCCGTGTCTATGACCTTGGCCGCAATTGTGGGTTTGGTCTTAACATTTGGTCCCTTGCTCATCATCGTGCTTTAACAATCAAGCTCTACTTTTCTGGTTCTTAACGTCCAGATGGCTTCAAGAAAATAGCCGGTCACTTCAAGTTTGTGGTGGCCGGCTTTTGCGATTTCTGGCACGCTGGATCGCATGACAAAAATTGCAGTTAT from Corynebacterium ammoniagenes DSM 20306 harbors:
- a CDS encoding sensor histidine kinase; the encoded protein is MGIVIAFLAGIVACLVAMPVSRFIQRRILSSRQSSSIEANQVTTVSQVLHLAIQGAPTGVTVVDQTGDVILSNTAAHEMTIVHDRSINPELWKVAEKVFEDKEERTIDHSISKRRTGNRVLQIRAVVKPLTLIDDRFVIIFATDESEATRMESARRDFVANVSHELKTPVGGIALLAEALLDSVDDPDHVDYFGTRVQKEAYRMADMVNELIALSKLQGAEALPELEPVSVDAVINEAIVRNQFTAEAHEIQITRGVSVDAYVEGDKALLVTAVSNLISNAVHYSPEAMPVSISQKRVNDDVVAIRVTDRGIGIAAEDQARVFERFFRVDKARSRQTGGTGLGLAIVKHVVANHGGNIKLWSRLGTGSTFTIELPIYHEPEPEKIPAATDNEHERPAKADLHSAVARAASRRKDKTS
- a CDS encoding response regulator transcription factor, producing MTTILIVEDEESLADPLAFLLRKEGFEPIVAHDGKTALAEFERHDVDIVLLDLMLPGMSGTDVCKQLRATSSVPVIMVTARDSEIDKVVGLELGADDYVTKPYSSRELIARIRAVLRRGGEAAEVDEEFEDQILEGGRVRMDVERHTVSVDGEPVSMPLKEFDLLEYLLRNTGRVLTRGQLIDRIWGADYVGDTKTLDVHVKRLRSKIEAEPSRPQHLVTVRGLGYKYEV
- a CDS encoding Ppx/GppA phosphatase family protein; amino-acid sequence: MRLGVLDVGSNTVHLVAVNATIGGRPTPMSDWKTPLRLVEQLDDDGNIHPKGVKRLISAVSEASELGKKLDCDEFIAFATSAVRSAPNSDEVLALVEKETGVALEILTGEEEARLTFLAVRRWYGWSAGRITNIDIGGGSLELSTGTDEEPEMAFSLDLGAGRLTHNWFDTDPPAKKDVQALRDYIDAELVDAAKQMKTLGPARLAVGTSKTLRSLSRLTGSAPSSAGPFVQRTLTAAGLRQLINFISRMTAADRADLEGVSSDRSHQIVAGALVAEAAMRALGLDKLEICPWALREGVILRRTDKGLD
- a CDS encoding CPBP family intramembrane metalloprotease; this encodes MAEDKQLTVAELLARSAKERERRGSADTSAQEEEGKEVPRRRRRRSLDEGGISVAELTGSIKRVKAEPSRSRHSEAADSASSVTPAPEKTEKPADTSAAKSSSAAEKAKPKAAETPAASKTSAPSKASTADKPAEKKESPKKTAKPAAAAASGAAATAGAKADAKADSEPVKKPDTPATDDTTVIKKVETEPQAGSAPVESKATAKADKPAAKADKPAAKAEGKSAAARVDETTVMPAQPAPGKQAKKQSAAAAAPAAASASAAPAAATTDAATGEIPVVTEDTRPSEAQVAQREEYNVDADDDDKLSAVSIVVLSLVGIILGAIVFKGFEVLWGRFDRIIVSILALVVTGAMVGVVHALRTARDSVSMTLAAIVGLVLTFGPLLIIVL